A window of the Arachis duranensis cultivar V14167 chromosome 5, aradu.V14167.gnm2.J7QH, whole genome shotgun sequence genome harbors these coding sequences:
- the LOC107490214 gene encoding uncharacterized protein LOC107490214, protein MMKEEWRGLGDAQSLDKLKALSKPLGRWHKQHFGNIVKKIKRFKDEIKKVDDMVSNGLYDGTVEAKRKALVRCCEVWYTRQDIHWKQMSRCRHAKEIDRNTRYFHNIASARRRNNRIESLVINGGLSEKAQVLEVLPSEEEIKDAVWDCESSKAPGSDGYNMNFIKQCWEEIGVEFTKDVTTFFETARLPADSNVTWVALAPKFVGAKEIKDLRPISMVRCIYKVISKVLTYKKNEERNAGLSWRIIECFCEG, encoded by the exons ATGATGAAggaagaatggaggggtttggGAGATGCACAATCTTTGGATAAGCTGAAGGCGTTGTCGAAACCACTGGGTAGATGGCACAAGCAACACTTTGGGAATATAGTTaagaagataaaaagatttaaggACGAGATCAAAAAAGTGGACGATATGGTTAGCAACGGGTTATATGACGGTACAGTAGAAGCAAAAAGAAAGGCATTAGTAAGATGTTGTGAGGTATGGTATACGAGACAAGATATACATTGGAAGCAAATGTCTAGATGTCGACATGCCAAGGAAATAGACAGGAACACAAGATATTTTCACAATATCGCATCggcaagaagaaggaataaccGAATTGAGTCTTTGGTGATTAATGGGGGACTG TCGGAGAAAGCTCAAGTGCTAGAGGTGTTACCGTCAGAGGAGGAAATAAAGGATGCAGTATGGGATTGCGAATCATCTAAGGCGCCGGGTAGTGATGGATACAACATGAACTTTATAAAACAGTGCTGGGAGGAGATTGGAGTGGAGTTTACTAAAGATGTGACGACCTTCTTTGAGACGGCAAGGCTACCAGCAGATTCCAATGTTACTTGGGTAGCACTGGCACCAAAATTTGTGGGCGCAAAAGAGATAAAGGATCTTAGACCAATCAGTATGGTTAGATGCATTTATAAGGTGATATCAAAAGTGTTGACATACAAGAAGAATGAGGAGCGTAATGCCGGACTTAGTTGGAGAATCATAGAGTGCTTTTGTGAAGGGTAA